The DNA region CATTAAATCCACCTTTACTATTCACTCTGTACATTCCATTGAAACAAGTTCGATTCAAAAAGATAAATCTAGAAGCAACATCAACATCATTAAGTGTTTTCCAATCTAGCGCACGAATCTTCAAAAAATAATCTTTATCAATATCATGCTTCTTGAGTGCAACAATTAATTTCTCAACATCGTTTTTAATGACATTATAGGTTGTAACAAGCTCTTTATTTAAATCAGATAGGTATCCTTCTGCTGGAAGAAGGTCAAAAAACACAGCACCACCACCGACAAATGGTTCATAATATTTTCCTGTCTTAATATCAAACTTTTCTGGGGGATATAAATTTAATCCACGAAATTGTGCAAGTAACTGACGCTTGCCGCCCACCCACTTTATAAAAGGCTTTGGTTTTTCTGAAATAATTCTTGCAACATCGTCAAAAAGATTTGTTTTATCGGCAAGAAGAAACGCTCTATGTGCAAAAATAGCATTTACATCAAACTTTGATTGTATTTCCTTAATAGCTTGCTGTGTAGTCATTGGTTATATTTTATCATTTAATTTGTTTTTACTAAAGGCCTGCAAAAACCTGCTTACATAAGCCTTATTTATAAACACACACGAACATACCGGAAGCTTTTTGGGAAGTCTAGGCAACAACAAAAAACCTAGTACTTTGTTAAGTTATAGGTTTTGTTGATTTATCTTGATTACTTTCCGGCAAAAGGTTGAGTATTGTCACCCTTATTTGAGAAGTAGAACGATGATGCGGCTATGGCGAGGATCATGAATTGATCTACTGGTAGCTTTCCCATGACAAAGCCTGCACATGCCGTAATAGTAAGTAAAACGAAGACTAATTTTGATGCTGATTGATATATTTGCATACGTTTAAAGTTGATTAAGTAAGCTGATAATTTGAGACTTGATTCCCTCTTTACTTACCGGTGGGACTGGAAAGAGTCGCTTGAGAAGTTCTGAACGAACAATCTCAGGCTTTTCTTTGTAATAGGCAATGTCGCCGTGAATGATGATATTTTTTTCATTAAGCACGAATGCCGTATCAGGATTATTTGCAAAAGATTTTACGAGCTCGGTAAGCTGTTGGTATTGCCACTCTGTAATGTCATTCTCGTTTGGTTCGACCACACCATCTTGATCCACGTCATATCCGGCTGCGAGCTCGATTCCGATCGTGTACTGATTCGGATTTACCCACGAGCTGTCTAGATTCTTTTTCATCACTCGCTTAGCTCGATCGTTTGGGTTACTGATTACGCCTGCATGCCATGCAATGTCAGTTATTTTCACAAGTTGAGTAATTTCTCCTTCTTTTCGTCCAATCACAAAGTGAGATGACGATCGGTTCGTCCGATTGGCGTTCATGAGCCAACTCACCGCCCCAAGATATGAGCCAAGGGTGAAATGAAGGACAATAACACCCTTCTTTGTGGGACCGGCTACATAGTTTGGAGTCTGCTGAAATGGTATGTTCATAAATTTATTTGATCATTAGGTTAATAATTCCAGTGATCAGACCAGCGATTGATGCCGAGCTGACGATCCAGAAGAATTTCATGATCCACTCCTGGTTTGTCTTCACAACAGCAAGATCCTCTTGAATATGGCTCAAGTGATTGTCTTTGATTTCTCTGATTTGATCTTCGATTTTTTCGATTCTCTTTTCCATGATGCTTTGGTTGAAGGATATTTGCTTTGATTCTTTTTCTATGGGTACATAGTGTTTATGTACTATGTTTTGATTTGTATTCTGCTTTTCGTTTTCATATTTATCGGCGGTGCATACCTCGGATTGGTTGGTATTGTTATAGGGGCTATTCTTGCGTTCCTGGTGACTGCTGGTCTAGCTGTTCTTTTGGCGTACTTAGGAATTGGTTGACCCCTTTCACACCTTGAGAGTTCAAAATCTGAACCCAGTACTTTGCAGTGTTCAAACTACCGATCTCCATCAGCTTTTCTGCCAGTTTCGCTTTCTGAACGGCCTGGAGTGTGTTGTACCAAGTGCTATTCAAAAGCGATGTAAGTCCGACTGCCACGCTTCCGCCAGTAAGTGATCCGACGACTGTGCCGACGGGACCGCCGATAAACGTTCCGGCAGTACCGCCTGCCGTTGCTCCGCTACTTCCCACGACTGTGTTGAACCATGAAATAAGAGGGCGAGCTTCTCGACGCTTCGCAGTCTCATCGAGAATATCGAAGAGTCTTGAGTTCAGGGTGTAGGCTTTGTTGATCTTCTCGTAATCAGGATTATTTGTGTTGAGAAGATTTCTAATTGCCCCATCGACCTTTCGTACTTGCGAGAGCATGCCGTTGTCGTCGACTGTCTTCAAGCTCTTTCGAGTCTCATAGACAACATCGCCGTAATCCTGGGCAAGTTCTCGAAGATCCTGCTGATAAGCACTCGTAGGCTGGTTATAGAGGTGCAGGGCTTCGATATCGGCACGAAGCTTCTTGAGCTGATTAATTCTCGAGGAGTTAACTGAGATTGGCTTTTGCGGTATCGCTTCAGCGACCACATGCTTAAGTGTTCGACTATATTCGTCGAGGCTGTCCATTTTGGAGAGATCGAGATTGTCGATAAGATCTCCGATATCATTTATTCCGTTGTGACGGAGCTGATCGACAATGTTTTTCTTTGAATCGGCAATGATCGCAGAAACACCCCCGGCTTTCTTAATCTGTTTTGCCATTGCCGGATCATCGATAATCTGTGCGGCAGTTTTGAGATGGTTGTCGATGGTGGTTTGAATAGCATTTGTCTTTTCCGTGAATGCTCGACCACCTTGTGAGTAATTCCCTATCTCGTCATCAATTTTTTGTAGCAATCCATCTGTACCGACAGTTCCTTGAAGCTCTCCGAGCTTTGCATATTCATCGTTCGAGAGTCTGATTCCACTCTCTGCTTTTTTAATAAGCTGTTTCTTTGTACCCCATGTCTTCTCATCAAGAAGATCAGGAATAATCTTGTCGGCCTGCTCTTTATATTTCTCCTTTGTGGCATTGAGGCCTCGCTTATAGCTTTCGATCGCCTCTTTTTTCAAAGTCTCAGGACTTACATTTCTCATATTTGCAAAACCTGAAAGCGTGCCACCAATTACACCAGACACGCCTGCACTTGTAAGCGATTTTTTCAAAATAGTAGGAATATCCTCATCAGCTTGCATTGATGCTGAAGCTCCATAGCCTGCGCCAATCGGGACCGCAGTCTTTGTACCCTCAAGAAAACCTTTCCCGAATGCTGCAAGTTTTGATGTAGCGGTAGGTACAGTTTTTTGGAAGACTGTTGATGCGCCTTCCGGTAATGCCTTTGCAAGAACACCGCTCATTTTTCCTGATACAAGAAGTTTGCCTGTCTTCGCTCCTTTTGCTGCGTTGCCATAAGTTCCAAAAGATGCGATGTCTGTTGCTACTCCGAGACCTTCACCGAATATCTGCTTGGCACTTTTATTCACGCTCGCATTTGTTTCATTTATATCGATCGGTGGCTTGCTAGTATCTTTGAGATGCTGTTGAAGTGCTTCCTGCAAGCGAGTTGTATCCTCACCTCGAGCTTTCTTTTCTTTGATTGTTTTCAAGAGATTATTAGCGATATCCTCATGTTGCTTCATGAGCTCCTCATTCTGTTTATTTGTCCATGCCGCACTTCCAGGAACGAACGAGGGTAGAGCATCGGCTATGCTTTTCCCGAATTTAAGCTCGCTCGAAATAAGAGCCTTGCCTATTTTTTTAAATACTCCATCTTTCTTTGGAGACTCCACGGTCGCTGATTGCTTGGGCAAAGAATCAAGCCACTCCTGAATTTCATCGTGGCTCGCACCCTGGCTTTCAAGTGCATTTATATTTTCCTCAATTTGTTCTTTGGTAAGCATATTAATTCGGGAGGTTATATGACTGACCGCTTTTACTTGTGAAAGTCGAGGGCTGAGCTGAAGAAGTCGGACTCGATCCATATCCCAATTCTGATTTCAATGAAGTCGCTTTGGCATTAAGACCGGTATAAATAGATTCAAATCGAGACACATCACGCTGACCAGCAGCCATTGAGTTGAGCTGGCTTGCAAGTGATCGCGTTGCAATGTCGAGCGTCATTGCCATGACTGCCTTATTCACATCTGTCGTACTTCGAAGATTTGCGATTGTGCGCGAATAGTTCTCAATATCAGCATCTGTAAGCACACCTACTTCGCCATAGACTCCACGAGCAAGTTTTGGCACGATTGCAGTGATCGCCGCTTTCATCTGCTGCGCTTTAGTGTCGTATGGGTTATTACTCTTGATAATGCCGACGATTGGACCGGTATCGACACTATTAATGAGACTTGTGATGGTATCCGCCTGACTTACGATTGTTT from Candidatus Paceibacterota bacterium includes:
- a CDS encoding DNA adenine methylase; translated protein: MTTQQAIKEIQSKFDVNAIFAHRAFLLADKTNLFDDVARIISEKPKPFIKWVGGKRQLLAQFRGLNLYPPEKFDIKTGKYYEPFVGGGAVFFDLLPAEGYLSDLNKELVTTYNVIKNDVEKLIVALKKHDIDKDYFLKIRALDWKTLNDVDVASRFIFLNRTCFNGMYRVNSKGGFNVPYGKHTNPLICDQDNLRKVSKALQDIDIKHQDYKAVLKTAKKGDFIYFDPPYYPVSKTASFTSYTAESFLDKEQIELRDTFLELNKRGCYVMLSNSDTPFINKIYSGFKGIRINKVEAGRAINSKGSGRGKITEVLITNY
- a CDS encoding N-acetylmuramoyl-L-alanine amidase; protein product: MNIPFQQTPNYVAGPTKKGVIVLHFTLGSYLGAVSWLMNANRTNRSSSHFVIGRKEGEITQLVKITDIAWHAGVISNPNDRAKRVMKKNLDSSWVNPNQYTIGIELAAGYDVDQDGVVEPNENDITEWQYQQLTELVKSFANNPDTAFVLNEKNIIIHGDIAYYKEKPEIVRSELLKRLFPVPPVSKEGIKSQIISLLNQL